A portion of the Chromobacterium sp. IIBBL 290-4 genome contains these proteins:
- a CDS encoding DUF4865 family protein has product MLTMQYRIALPADYPMSAIETRIAERGHLTDGLPGLAFKAYLYAIKGEAGAVSNAYAPFYLWRAAEGMRDFLSGPGFAALSESFGRPVVQSALVWLAKWKDDAAQARHAVIERLPLPAETSLAARRAAEADWGQTQLLDSNTLAAASAFDPSMWLLTRILLLREAPRDLAAACELYRVGRVSMGGD; this is encoded by the coding sequence ATGCTGACCATGCAATATCGCATCGCGCTGCCGGCCGATTATCCGATGTCAGCCATCGAGACGCGCATCGCCGAGCGCGGCCACTTGACCGACGGCTTGCCGGGGCTGGCTTTCAAAGCCTACTTGTATGCGATCAAAGGCGAGGCCGGCGCGGTGTCCAACGCCTATGCGCCATTCTATCTATGGCGGGCCGCGGAGGGCATGCGCGACTTTTTATCCGGTCCTGGCTTCGCGGCGCTGAGCGAGTCCTTCGGCCGGCCTGTTGTCCAAAGCGCTTTGGTCTGGCTTGCCAAATGGAAGGACGACGCGGCGCAAGCCCGCCACGCTGTGATCGAGCGCTTGCCGTTGCCTGCAGAAACAAGCTTGGCGGCCCGGCGCGCGGCCGAGGCGGATTGGGGACAAACGCAACTGCTCGATTCGAACACGCTGGCGGCGGCAAGCGCTTTCGATCCCTCGATGTGGCTGCTCACGCGCATCCTGTTGCTGCGCGAGGCGCCGCGTGATTTGGCGGCGGCTTGCGAGCTTTACCGCGTGGGTCGGGTGTCGATGGGCGGGGATTGA